One genomic segment of Burkholderiaceae bacterium includes these proteins:
- a CDS encoding universal stress protein: MYERILVTLDGSSYSEEIIAYAAGLAAAQGSDLTLLRVVDKAADVPEAEGYLQRLAAAHSARGESVVASGDVADAILAQARQVPGTLVAMTSHGRSGLLQAMLGSVALRVVRASAGAPVLVYRPTGDAQVGAAPLKVRSVVLPLDGTELSEAMIAPAGELAQRIGAELELVSVVNPTGGEVPDTGAMKGLESGYVRNQARDLAKRFGVPVDWEVLHGEPAEAITGYLSGRRDVILAMATHGRSALKTALLGSVTAGCLSTAGVPVLMRVP, encoded by the coding sequence GTGTACGAACGGATTCTGGTGACCCTGGACGGATCGTCCTATTCGGAGGAAATCATCGCGTATGCGGCCGGCCTGGCGGCGGCCCAGGGCAGCGACTTGACCCTGCTGCGCGTGGTGGACAAGGCGGCCGACGTGCCCGAGGCCGAGGGCTATCTGCAGCGGCTGGCCGCGGCGCACAGTGCCCGGGGCGAGAGCGTGGTGGCCTCGGGCGACGTGGCCGATGCCATCCTGGCACAGGCGCGCCAGGTGCCCGGCACGCTGGTGGCCATGACCTCGCACGGCCGCTCGGGCCTGCTGCAGGCCATGCTGGGCAGCGTGGCGCTGCGCGTGGTGCGCGCCAGCGCCGGCGCTCCGGTGCTGGTGTACCGCCCCACCGGCGATGCCCAGGTGGGCGCCGCGCCCCTGAAGGTGCGCAGCGTGGTGCTGCCGCTGGACGGCACCGAGCTGTCCGAGGCCATGATCGCGCCGGCCGGCGAGCTGGCGCAGCGCATCGGCGCCGAGTTGGAGCTGGTCAGCGTGGTCAATCCGACCGGTGGCGAAGTGCCCGACACCGGCGCCATGAAGGGCCTGGAGTCCGGCTACGTGCGCAACCAGGCGCGCGACCTGGCCAAGCGTTTCGGGGTGCCCGTCGACTGGGAGGTGCTGCACGGCGAGCCGGCCGAGGCCATCACCGGCTACCTGAGCGGCCGGCGCGACGTCATCCTGGCCATGGCCACCCATGGCCGCAGCGCGCTCAAGACCGCGCTGCTGGGCAGCGTCACCGCCGGCTGCCTGAGCACGGCCGGGGTGCCGGTGCTGATGCGGGTGCCGTGA
- a CDS encoding MATE family efflux transporter: MAPARPLWRAYLAFLGPMVLANILQSLSGSVNAVYIGQMLGTDALAAVAGMFPVVFFFIALIIGVGAGASVLIGQAWGAREPHKVKAIAGTALALGGLIGAVAAVLGELLARPALVALGTAPELLPDAVAYARVMMLGMPLLLVFILYTQLLRGVGDTVTPLLALCLSTAVGLLLTPALIRGWLGLPRLGVVSAAVAGWVSFALALAFLWVYLRRKRHPLAPDAELLRALRIDARLLRAVLRIGVPTGVQMVTIALAELAILSLVNGYGADATAAYGAVNQIVNYVQFPALSIAITASILGAQAIGAGRVERLSAIVRTGLLLNGLLTGALVLAGYALSRWLLGFFITAPQVLALAQGLLQVMLWGSVVFGMQAVVAGVMRASGTVWVPTGISVASIVLVQLPAAHALSARLGLPGVWLSYPVVFCVMLALQSAFYLWVWRHRRIERLV; this comes from the coding sequence ATGGCGCCCGCGCGCCCGCTGTGGCGCGCCTACCTGGCCTTTCTGGGGCCCATGGTGCTGGCCAACATCCTGCAGTCGCTGTCGGGCAGCGTCAACGCGGTCTACATCGGGCAGATGCTCGGCACCGACGCGCTGGCCGCCGTGGCGGGCATGTTCCCGGTGGTGTTCTTCTTCATCGCGCTGATCATCGGCGTGGGCGCGGGCGCCTCGGTGCTGATCGGCCAGGCCTGGGGCGCGCGCGAGCCGCACAAGGTCAAAGCCATTGCCGGCACCGCGCTGGCGCTGGGCGGCCTGATCGGCGCGGTGGCCGCCGTGCTGGGCGAGCTGCTGGCCCGCCCGGCGCTGGTTGCGCTGGGCACGGCGCCCGAGCTGCTGCCTGACGCGGTGGCCTATGCGCGGGTGATGATGCTGGGCATGCCGCTGCTGCTGGTGTTCATCCTGTACACCCAGCTCCTGCGCGGCGTGGGCGACACGGTGACGCCGCTGCTGGCGCTGTGCCTGTCCACCGCGGTGGGGCTGCTGCTGACCCCGGCGCTGATCCGCGGCTGGCTCGGCCTGCCGCGGCTGGGCGTGGTCAGCGCGGCGGTGGCGGGCTGGGTGTCGTTTGCGCTGGCGCTGGCTTTTTTGTGGGTCTATCTGCGCCGCAAGCGCCACCCGCTGGCGCCGGACGCCGAACTGCTGCGCGCGCTGCGCATCGATGCGCGCCTGCTGCGCGCGGTGCTGCGCATCGGCGTGCCCACGGGCGTGCAGATGGTGACCATCGCGCTGGCCGAGCTGGCCATCCTGAGCCTGGTCAACGGCTACGGGGCCGACGCCACGGCGGCCTATGGCGCGGTCAACCAGATCGTCAACTACGTGCAGTTTCCGGCCCTGTCGATTGCCATCACGGCGTCCATCCTCGGCGCGCAGGCCATCGGCGCCGGCCGCGTCGAGCGCCTGTCGGCCATCGTGCGCACCGGCTTGCTGCTGAACGGGCTGCTGACCGGCGCCCTGGTGCTGGCCGGCTACGCGCTGTCGCGCTGGCTGCTGGGCTTTTTCATCACCGCGCCGCAGGTGCTGGCGCTGGCGCAGGGCCTGCTGCAGGTGATGCTGTGGGGCAGCGTGGTGTTCGGCATGCAGGCCGTGGTGGCCGGTGTCATGCGCGCCAGCGGCACGGTGTGGGTGCCCACGGGCATCAGCGTGGCCTCGATCGTGCTGGTGCAGCTGCCGGCGGCGCACGCGCTGTCGGCGCGCCTGGGGCTGCCGGGCGTGTGGCTGTCGTACCCGGTGGTGTTTTGCGTCATGCTGGCCCTGCAAAGCGCTTTCTACCTGTGGGTGTGGCGCCATCGCAGGATCGAGCGGCTGGTTTAG
- a CDS encoding DUF2239 family protein encodes MNTLFPSRYTAFVGERQVARGSYADIAQALGALAGSDAPVWVFDDATGAPVDAPPRPEPAALRARLGGAAGAPAAPRPSPGRPRLGVVAREVTLLPRHWQWLATQPGGASAALRRLVEQARKSGDAADGRRRAGERAYKFMSAIAGHQPGFEEAARALFAGDGRAFAACTARWPKDVRAHLGELARGAFTAPAEDGEAGR; translated from the coding sequence ATGAACACGCTTTTCCCATCCCGATACACCGCTTTCGTGGGCGAGCGCCAGGTGGCGCGCGGCTCGTATGCCGACATCGCTCAGGCCCTGGGTGCATTGGCCGGCTCCGACGCTCCCGTGTGGGTCTTCGACGACGCCACCGGCGCGCCGGTGGACGCGCCGCCGCGCCCCGAGCCGGCGGCGCTGCGGGCGCGCCTCGGCGGCGCGGCCGGTGCACCGGCCGCGCCGCGCCCGTCGCCCGGCCGCCCGCGCCTGGGCGTGGTGGCGCGCGAGGTGACCCTGCTGCCGCGCCATTGGCAATGGCTGGCGACGCAGCCGGGCGGTGCCTCGGCCGCTCTGCGCCGCCTGGTCGAGCAGGCACGCAAATCCGGTGACGCGGCCGACGGGCGGCGCCGGGCCGGCGAGCGGGCCTACAAATTCATGAGCGCCATCGCCGGCCACCAGCCGGGCTTCGAGGAGGCGGCGCGGGCGCTGTTTGCGGGCGATGGCCGCGCTTTCGCCGCGTGCACGGCACGCTGGCCGAAGGACGTGCGCGCGCACCTGGGCGAACTGGCGCGCGGCGCGTTCACCGCCCCGGCCGAAGACGGCGAGGCCGGCCGGTGA